The Parashewanella tropica genome window below encodes:
- a CDS encoding citrate synthase, with product MAELKATLNLPENDSIDLPIKQGTEGFDVIDISKLGSKGYFTFDPGFLATASCESAITYIDGAQGILLHRGYPIEQLAVDSNYLDVCYLLLNGELPNKAQHDNFVETVTKHTMVNEQLATFFKGFRRDAHPMAMLCGVTGALAAFYQDSLDVNNERHREIAAYRLVSKMPTLAAMCYKYSMGQPFVYPKNDLSYAGNFLSMMFAVPCEEYKVNPVIERAMDRIFILHADHEQNASTSTVRLAGSSGANPFACIAAGIASLWGPAHGGANEACLKMLEEIGSVDRIPEFIAKAKDKNDPFRLMGFGHRVYKNFDPRAKVMRETCHEVLKELNIQDPLLDVAMELERIALEDEYFVSKKLYPNVDFYSGIIMKAIGIPTSMFTVMFALARTVGWIAHWKEMLDMPGHKISRPRQLYTGEKARDFVKLNDR from the coding sequence ATGGCTGAATTAAAAGCCACTTTAAACTTACCGGAAAACGATTCTATCGATTTACCAATCAAACAAGGAACTGAAGGTTTCGATGTAATCGACATCAGCAAGTTGGGCAGTAAAGGCTACTTTACGTTTGACCCAGGCTTTCTTGCAACAGCGTCGTGTGAATCAGCAATAACATACATCGACGGTGCGCAAGGCATTTTGCTTCATCGCGGCTACCCAATCGAGCAATTGGCTGTAGATTCAAACTACTTAGATGTTTGTTACTTACTGCTAAATGGTGAATTACCAAATAAAGCACAGCACGATAACTTTGTTGAAACCGTAACTAAACACACTATGGTTAACGAACAATTGGCAACCTTCTTTAAAGGGTTCCGTCGTGATGCACACCCAATGGCAATGCTTTGCGGTGTTACAGGTGCGCTTGCTGCTTTCTATCAAGACTCTCTTGATGTAAACAATGAAAGACACCGTGAAATTGCAGCGTATCGCTTAGTTTCCAAAATGCCTACTCTAGCGGCAATGTGTTACAAGTATTCAATGGGTCAACCTTTCGTTTATCCAAAGAATGACCTGAGCTATGCGGGTAATTTCCTAAGCATGATGTTTGCTGTACCTTGTGAAGAGTACAAAGTTAACCCAGTAATCGAGCGTGCAATGGATCGTATCTTCATCCTTCATGCTGATCACGAGCAAAACGCTTCTACTTCTACAGTACGTCTTGCTGGTTCTTCAGGCGCTAACCCATTTGCATGTATTGCAGCGGGTATCGCTTCACTTTGGGGTCCTGCTCACGGTGGTGCTAACGAAGCATGCTTGAAGATGCTAGAAGAAATCGGTTCTGTTGACCGTATTCCTGAGTTCATTGCTAAGGCAAAAGACAAGAATGATCCATTCCGTCTGATGGGCTTCGGTCACCGTGTTTATAAGAACTTCGACCCTCGCGCTAAAGTAATGCGTGAAACTTGTCATGAAGTTCTTAAAGAGCTAAACATTCAAGATCCACTACTAGACGTTGCAATGGAACTTGAGCGCATCGCTCTTGAAGATGAATACTTCGTATCTAAGAAGCTTTACCCGAACGTAGACTTCTACTCAGGTATCATCATGAAGGCTATTGGTATTCCAACAAGCATGTTCACCGTAATGTTCGCCCTAGCGCGTACAGTTGGTTGGATTGCTCACTGGAAAGAAATGCTAGACATGCCGGGTCACAAGATCAGCCGTCCTCGTCAGCTATACACTGGTGAAAAAGCACGTGACTTTGTAAAGTTAAACGATAGATAA
- a CDS encoding GNAT family N-acetyltransferase: MRYTIRPIAAKDDPCIQSIIKKVGAEFGAIGDGFGPSDDEVKAMSRHYKVVNNSQYFIAELDGKVIGGSGISPFNQSGNTCELKKLFILPDVRGLGVGKALTEACLKFAKDCGFNECYLDTLSNMNSAISLYKKMGFIQLEQPHNDSIHNSCDVWMIKHL, from the coding sequence ATGCGCTATACAATTAGACCAATCGCAGCTAAAGATGATCCTTGCATTCAATCAATCATTAAGAAAGTCGGTGCCGAATTTGGTGCCATCGGAGATGGTTTTGGTCCTTCTGACGATGAAGTTAAGGCCATGAGTCGTCATTATAAAGTGGTTAACAACAGCCAATATTTCATTGCGGAACTCGATGGAAAGGTCATCGGTGGTAGCGGTATTTCACCCTTCAATCAAAGTGGCAACACCTGTGAGCTCAAAAAACTATTTATTTTACCTGATGTAAGAGGGTTAGGTGTTGGTAAAGCATTGACAGAAGCCTGCCTTAAATTTGCCAAAGATTGTGGATTCAACGAGTGTTATTTAGATACCTTATCAAATATGAACTCAGCTATATCTTTATATAAAAAAATGGGCTTTATTCAATTGGAGCAGCCCCATAATGATTCGATTCATAATAGTTGTGATGTGTGGATGATAAAGCACTTATAA
- the msbA gene encoding lipid A export permease/ATP-binding protein MsbA — protein MTTSSEYSVGAVFKRLLTYLAPMKAMFAMAVLGLITYGIVDVSFIYFIKPFIDEGFTQSSMVSGVAGDILPSSKGFHSDNDMLMVAPLFVIGMFTLRGIANFVSTYSVSYMSAQLIMKMRQQVFDHYLNLPVSYIDRESTGNLISRVTFDTEQIARASGSALITIVRDSVTILGMLGLMFYYSWQLSLCILIIGPLIGVVVSIVSKRFRKVSKQIQAAMGGVTAATEQMLKGHKNVLAFGGQETEKARFQKINNANRQQNMKLSVAQAISQPVIMIIGSFALAFVLFAASFDVLKTDLTAGTFTAVIGAMLSMLQPIKNLSRVNAEFQRGIAACSTVFDLLDTAPEKDEGTHETERAIGDIKFDHVNFRYPEQQSLALSDVNFTVPSGKTLALVGRSGSGKSTIASLMTRFYGGLEQGEISLDGVNVEDYTLKSLRNQIALVSQQVTLFNDTIANNIAYAYPGDVTREQIIKAAELAFAMEFIGKLPEGLDTVVGDNGVLLSGGQRQRIAIARAMLRDAPVLILDEATSALDTESEKAIQKGLDNLRHNRTSIVIAHRLSTIENADEILVVERGEVIERGNHHSLLEADGHYAKLYSMQFSG, from the coding sequence ATGACAACATCTTCTGAATATTCAGTTGGAGCCGTTTTTAAACGTTTGCTTACCTATCTAGCGCCAATGAAAGCTATGTTTGCAATGGCTGTTTTAGGCCTAATTACCTATGGTATTGTTGATGTTAGCTTTATCTACTTCATCAAACCATTTATTGACGAAGGCTTTACGCAGTCGTCCATGGTTTCTGGCGTAGCTGGAGATATTCTTCCTTCTTCAAAAGGCTTTCATAGCGATAATGATATGCTGATGGTAGCGCCATTATTTGTTATCGGTATGTTTACCCTTCGTGGTATTGCCAATTTCGTCTCGACTTACAGCGTATCTTATATGAGTGCTCAGTTAATCATGAAGATGCGCCAGCAGGTTTTTGACCATTATTTAAACCTTCCAGTTAGCTATATTGATCGCGAGAGTACAGGTAACCTGATTTCGAGAGTAACGTTCGATACTGAGCAAATTGCGCGAGCTTCAGGTAGTGCATTAATTACCATAGTACGTGATAGCGTGACGATTTTAGGGATGCTCGGATTGATGTTTTATTATTCTTGGCAGCTATCCCTTTGTATTCTTATCATTGGGCCTCTAATTGGGGTCGTGGTTTCCATTGTAAGTAAGCGATTCCGTAAAGTATCAAAGCAAATTCAGGCCGCAATGGGTGGAGTGACTGCTGCAACGGAGCAAATGCTAAAAGGGCATAAGAATGTTCTTGCGTTTGGTGGGCAAGAAACTGAGAAGGCTCGTTTTCAAAAGATAAATAATGCCAACAGACAGCAAAATATGAAGTTATCTGTTGCTCAAGCTATCAGTCAACCGGTCATTATGATTATTGGCTCTTTTGCTCTGGCATTCGTATTGTTTGCTGCGAGTTTTGATGTCCTTAAAACCGATTTAACTGCGGGAACCTTTACTGCTGTTATCGGTGCCATGCTGTCTATGTTGCAGCCCATAAAAAATCTATCTCGTGTTAACGCTGAATTTCAACGAGGCATTGCTGCTTGTAGTACTGTGTTCGATTTATTGGACACGGCACCAGAAAAAGATGAAGGTACACACGAAACAGAAAGAGCAATAGGGGATATAAAATTTGACCATGTTAACTTTCGTTACCCTGAACAGCAAAGTTTAGCCTTATCAGATGTGAATTTTACTGTGCCTTCAGGTAAGACGTTAGCTTTGGTTGGTCGCTCTGGTTCTGGAAAGTCAACCATAGCAAGCCTGATGACTCGTTTTTATGGTGGGCTAGAGCAAGGTGAAATTTCATTAGATGGTGTAAATGTTGAAGATTACACACTTAAATCATTGCGAAATCAAATTGCCTTAGTTTCTCAGCAAGTAACTTTGTTCAACGATACCATTGCCAACAATATCGCTTATGCCTATCCCGGTGATGTAACCAGAGAACAAATTATCAAGGCTGCGGAACTGGCTTTTGCCATGGAGTTTATTGGAAAACTACCTGAAGGATTAGATACCGTTGTTGGTGATAACGGCGTGTTGTTGTCTGGCGGGCAGCGTCAGAGAATCGCCATTGCTAGAGCCATGCTTCGTGATGCACCTGTACTAATTTTGGACGAGGCAACATCTGCACTGGATACTGAATCAGAAAAAGCGATCCAAAAAGGATTAGATAATTTACGTCATAATCGTACTTCTATCGTTATTGCTCATCGATTATCGACGATTGAAAATGCTGATGAAATATTAGTTGTCGAACGCGGTGAAGTTATAGAGCGCGGAAACCATCATTCATTATTAGAAGCTGATGGACATTATGCAAAGCTTTATTCAATGCAGTTTAGTGGCTAG
- a CDS encoding Trm112 family protein, whose amino-acid sequence MSLDIKLLEIVACPVCKGKLDYDKENQKLICKADKLAYPITEGIPVLLADRAEHWQE is encoded by the coding sequence ATGTCACTCGATATTAAACTATTGGAAATCGTGGCTTGCCCAGTATGTAAAGGTAAGTTGGATTACGATAAAGAAAACCAAAAGCTGATTTGTAAAGCGGATAAATTGGCATATCCGATTACTGAAGGTATTCCTGTTTTACTTGCCGATCGTGCTGAGCATTGGCAAGAGTAA
- a CDS encoding DUF2062 domain-containing protein: MPKKLIKKYMPDPDTIREHKHLKIFGNLLNKPNLWLLNRKSAPGAFAVGLFCAWVPIPFQMVLAAGLAILFNVNIPISVALVWITNPITMPVFFYAAYWLGTKLLNTPTHDFKFELTWHWLESSLATIGPPFLLGCFVIGVTFSIVGYFTIRQLWFSSIKKRWKKRRA, encoded by the coding sequence ATGCCAAAGAAATTAATTAAAAAATATATGCCAGATCCAGATACGATTAGAGAGCATAAGCATCTAAAGATATTTGGAAACCTTTTAAATAAGCCTAATTTATGGTTATTAAATAGAAAATCCGCGCCAGGTGCTTTTGCAGTGGGTCTGTTTTGCGCTTGGGTGCCCATTCCCTTTCAGATGGTCTTAGCCGCAGGCTTAGCAATCCTTTTTAATGTCAATATTCCTATTTCAGTGGCGTTAGTTTGGATTACCAACCCAATAACCATGCCCGTTTTCTTTTATGCTGCGTACTGGTTAGGCACAAAATTATTAAATACGCCAACCCATGATTTTAAATTTGAACTCACTTGGCATTGGTTAGAAAGTTCGCTTGCGACAATTGGCCCTCCATTCTTACTTGGTTGCTTTGTTATTGGTGTAACTTTCTCAATTGTGGGTTATTTCACCATTAGACAATTGTGGTTCAGCTCAATCAAAAAGCGTTGGAAGAAACGAAGAGCCTAA
- a CDS encoding M16 family metallopeptidase, giving the protein MIKTKISLLAAVLSTSMLALPAWSATKVTEVEGIQEYKLDNGLQVLLFPDPTKETVTVNVTYHVGSKHENYGETGMAHLLEHLVFKGTPKHKDIPAELSSHGARPNGTTWTDRTNYFETFTATEENVNWALSMESDRMVNSFIAKKDLDSEMTVVRNEFERGENSPFRITLQQMMAGAFTWHNYGKSTIGARSDLENVSIDRLKNFYKKYYQPDNATLIVAGKFDPKSMIDKVEDYFGPIPKPTRQLEELYTQDPAQDGERLITVRRVGDVQLLGTMYHVPAGSHKDFAALNVLSEVLGSTPDGRLYKELVKSKKASQAFGFNFQWEEPGVAIFMAELDKSADLDKAQKTMLSTLESIQSHPISDKEVQAAKRSILKDIKLAFNSSEDIALDLSEWIGMGDWRLLFLNRDRMEKVTTADVQRVAEKYLTRNNRTLGRFIPSEKPERVDIPQVANVKDMLKGYKGRAVVSQGEAFDPSQDNIDKRTEVVTLSSGVKVALLHKKTRGESVVLRINGQMGKLGKLQGKNTIGDATGDMLMRGTTKLSREQLKQAFDKLEASVRIGGSSEGTFARVETTKTNLAPTLKLVAEVYQQPAFSQKEFDLYKGQQKVGIEQQLQDPQALAFNAYRRHQSPYTKGHPAYVSTFEEALTELNNLSLKDVKNFYNTFYGADNMQIAVIGDFEKKKVIKQLESLTKDWHSSVAYERVERPYKQLKVDTLTFNTPDKENATFVASLGLAVGMENADAPALTVGNYILGGGFLNSRLATRLRQKDGLSYGAGSFLNLSQLDKRGSLGAYAICAPQNLAKVEIGFKEEVAKVLKSGFTQEELDAAKSGLLQSYRVSRSQDNELVGELAFNVRLGRDMSFDKDFEKAIKSLTLKELNSTFKKHIKLENFTLIQAGDMSKAKL; this is encoded by the coding sequence ATGATAAAAACAAAAATATCATTACTAGCTGCTGTACTGTCAACCAGTATGCTGGCTCTTCCTGCTTGGTCAGCCACTAAAGTGACTGAAGTGGAAGGCATTCAAGAATATAAACTAGATAATGGGTTGCAGGTTTTACTGTTTCCAGATCCAACCAAAGAAACCGTGACCGTAAACGTAACTTACCACGTGGGTTCTAAACACGAGAATTACGGCGAAACGGGTATGGCTCACTTGCTTGAGCACCTTGTTTTTAAAGGTACACCTAAGCATAAAGATATTCCTGCTGAATTAAGTAGTCACGGTGCACGTCCAAACGGTACTACATGGACTGACCGTACCAACTATTTTGAAACCTTTACGGCGACTGAAGAGAACGTAAACTGGGCTTTAAGCATGGAATCTGACCGAATGGTTAATTCTTTTATTGCTAAAAAAGACTTAGACAGCGAAATGACCGTTGTACGCAATGAGTTCGAACGTGGTGAAAACAGCCCATTCCGCATTACACTTCAACAGATGATGGCTGGTGCATTTACTTGGCACAACTACGGTAAATCTACTATTGGTGCTCGTTCTGACTTAGAAAATGTCTCTATCGACCGTTTAAAAAACTTTTATAAGAAATATTACCAACCTGACAATGCCACTCTAATTGTGGCAGGTAAGTTTGATCCTAAAAGCATGATCGACAAAGTTGAAGATTACTTTGGTCCTATTCCTAAACCAACTCGTCAACTTGAAGAACTTTACACTCAAGATCCAGCACAAGATGGAGAACGTTTAATTACCGTTCGTCGTGTAGGTGATGTTCAGTTGCTAGGCACTATGTACCATGTTCCTGCTGGTTCACATAAAGATTTTGCAGCATTAAATGTATTAAGTGAAGTGTTAGGCTCTACACCTGATGGTCGTCTTTATAAAGAACTCGTAAAAAGTAAAAAAGCCTCACAAGCCTTTGGTTTTAACTTCCAGTGGGAAGAACCAGGTGTCGCGATTTTCATGGCGGAGCTCGATAAGTCTGCTGATTTAGACAAAGCTCAGAAGACGATGCTATCAACATTAGAATCCATCCAATCACACCCCATTTCTGACAAAGAAGTACAAGCAGCCAAACGTTCTATCTTGAAAGATATCAAACTTGCCTTTAACTCATCGGAAGACATTGCGCTTGATTTGAGTGAATGGATTGGCATGGGCGACTGGCGTTTACTTTTCTTAAACCGTGACCGTATGGAAAAAGTTACGACTGCAGACGTTCAGCGAGTGGCTGAAAAGTATTTAACCCGTAATAATCGTACCTTGGGCCGATTTATTCCTTCCGAAAAACCTGAACGTGTAGACATTCCACAAGTCGCTAATGTAAAAGACATGCTTAAAGGCTACAAAGGGCGTGCTGTAGTTTCTCAAGGTGAAGCCTTTGATCCATCACAGGACAATATTGATAAGCGTACTGAAGTTGTTACTTTAAGTTCTGGCGTTAAAGTTGCCTTACTTCATAAGAAAACTCGTGGTGAGTCTGTTGTTCTGCGTATCAATGGTCAAATGGGTAAATTAGGTAAACTACAGGGTAAGAACACCATTGGTGATGCAACGGGTGACATGCTAATGCGTGGAACCACTAAGCTATCTCGTGAGCAACTGAAACAAGCATTCGATAAGCTTGAAGCTTCCGTTCGAATTGGCGGTTCTAGTGAAGGAACGTTCGCAAGAGTAGAAACAACCAAAACGAATTTAGCTCCGACACTAAAATTAGTGGCAGAGGTATATCAGCAGCCAGCTTTTTCTCAAAAAGAGTTTGACCTATATAAAGGTCAACAAAAAGTTGGAATTGAGCAGCAGCTACAAGATCCACAAGCGCTAGCCTTCAATGCATATCGACGCCATCAAAGTCCTTATACAAAAGGTCACCCTGCATATGTGTCAACATTTGAAGAAGCACTCACTGAGCTAAATAACCTTTCTTTGAAAGACGTTAAGAATTTCTATAACACTTTCTATGGTGCCGACAACATGCAAATTGCAGTAATTGGTGACTTTGAAAAAAAGAAAGTGATAAAGCAATTAGAAAGCCTCACTAAAGACTGGCATAGCTCTGTAGCTTATGAACGTGTCGAACGTCCATACAAGCAACTGAAAGTTGATACATTAACCTTCAACACTCCTGATAAAGAAAATGCGACTTTTGTTGCATCACTAGGTCTTGCTGTTGGAATGGAAAATGCCGATGCACCAGCTTTGACTGTAGGCAACTACATTCTTGGTGGAGGCTTCTTGAACTCTCGTTTAGCCACTCGTTTACGTCAAAAAGATGGTTTGAGTTATGGTGCAGGTTCATTCCTAAACCTTAGCCAACTTGATAAGCGTGGTTCTCTAGGTGCTTATGCCATCTGTGCCCCACAAAATCTTGCTAAAGTTGAAATTGGCTTTAAAGAAGAAGTGGCTAAAGTACTTAAATCTGGCTTTACGCAAGAAGAATTAGATGCCGCTAAATCGGGTTTATTACAAAGCTATAGAGTAAGTCGCTCACAAGACAATGAGCTTGTGGGAGAACTTGCGTTCAACGTTCGCTTAGGACGTGATATGAGCTTTGATAAAGATTTTGAGAAAGCGATTAAATCTCTGACTTTAAAAGAGCTTAACTCTACCTTCAAAAAGCACATCAAACTTGAAAACTTTACCTTAATTCAAGCGGGTGATATGTCTAAAGCTAAGCTTTAA
- a CDS encoding DNA internalization-related competence protein ComEC/Rec2, whose amino-acid sequence MNRFMSGYCATSLSAIFWPSLLPYEFLIPGVVIALITLYLRNYILLGAICAALWLSCFTELLLNYQYDPKSKRISTRAEIISLVSQNSDFLSADIRLIKPSLISYPQQYLRVYWRTDQKIEVGEQYIFNLKPKSVTSVANEGGFNQQKNLLSKHIIGKANVVEAKLLKNTNSLRASLLSRLTKQTESLSNRDLLLALLVGERKDFSEQRWQALRSSGTGHLVAISGLHLSVISVWCFLLCMIVLSWLTPSQGLRNLRVAIVVTCVCASFYAYLAGFAIATQRALLMLLVVMALTSWHKVSSPWERLLIALFVVLVIDPLAILGAGLWLSFGALSIILLCISRFKMVDELHDLKGVISKLRMFVVIQLGLSLGLGMIGSLFFGGFSIHSIWVNLIAVPWFSIVVIPCAFLSFIVWWIGESLGYDFGFGLQLTNWFLQPFSVMADQVVYLPLSWVNISPTLVRTSVYLVFAIALFYLVAPRRKYFWSVILSLPFVLQIFSMSWKNHAEWKMHVLDVGQGLAIVIEKQGRALIYDTGAKYGQNFSYAKTVILPFLDAKGLTQIDYIIVSHGDNDHAGGLNVVQKNYPAAKLMGNVEGTDSPCNIKDITWQQLSIEVLWPLKPEKGNNGSCVVRISDSNSNLLLAGDIEKAAEYSLVNMKVLTKSEVLVVPHHGSRTSSTHEFIHQVHPQLAIFAAGFRNRYGFPKQEVVKRYEHVGADMLQTGIEGQITVVFSANDIKTRTYRQTIAPYWYNQLFNFGEFR is encoded by the coding sequence ATGAATCGGTTTATGTCTGGCTATTGTGCCACGTCATTATCAGCGATTTTCTGGCCATCACTACTGCCGTATGAGTTCCTGATCCCAGGAGTGGTAATTGCTTTAATTACATTGTATCTCCGCAATTACATATTGCTCGGTGCTATTTGTGCTGCTCTTTGGTTGTCATGTTTTACTGAGCTATTACTTAATTATCAATATGATCCTAAAAGTAAGCGCATTAGCACAAGGGCGGAAATCATATCATTAGTTTCCCAAAACAGCGACTTTCTTTCTGCGGATATAAGGCTTATTAAACCAAGTTTAATTTCATATCCACAACAATATCTTCGAGTTTATTGGCGTACAGATCAAAAAATTGAAGTAGGCGAACAGTACATATTTAATTTAAAACCGAAAAGTGTCACGAGTGTTGCAAATGAAGGAGGGTTTAATCAGCAGAAGAATTTGCTCAGTAAGCATATTATTGGCAAAGCCAATGTGGTTGAAGCCAAGCTACTAAAAAATACTAACAGCCTAAGAGCTAGCTTGCTCAGTCGGTTAACAAAACAAACTGAATCATTATCAAATCGAGATTTGTTACTGGCTTTATTAGTGGGTGAACGAAAAGATTTCTCAGAGCAACGTTGGCAGGCATTAAGATCGAGTGGAACAGGGCATTTAGTGGCTATTTCAGGTTTACATTTGTCAGTGATTAGCGTCTGGTGTTTCCTGCTGTGTATGATTGTATTAAGTTGGCTGACTCCTTCGCAAGGGTTACGCAATTTGAGAGTAGCCATTGTGGTCACTTGCGTTTGTGCTTCGTTTTATGCGTATTTAGCTGGATTTGCAATAGCGACACAAAGGGCTTTGCTTATGCTGCTGGTTGTGATGGCGTTGACGAGTTGGCATAAAGTTTCGTCTCCATGGGAGCGGTTATTAATTGCCTTATTTGTAGTATTAGTGATTGACCCTCTCGCTATTTTAGGTGCAGGTTTGTGGCTTTCATTTGGTGCTTTGTCGATTATTTTATTATGCATTAGTCGCTTCAAAATGGTCGATGAACTGCATGATTTAAAAGGTGTTATCTCTAAATTAAGAATGTTCGTGGTAATACAACTTGGGTTATCACTAGGTCTTGGAATGATCGGGAGTCTATTTTTTGGCGGATTCAGCATTCACAGTATTTGGGTAAATTTAATCGCCGTCCCTTGGTTTAGTATTGTCGTCATTCCCTGTGCTTTTTTATCTTTCATTGTTTGGTGGATAGGTGAGTCGTTAGGATACGATTTTGGGTTTGGTTTACAGCTCACTAATTGGTTTTTACAGCCATTTTCCGTAATGGCTGATCAGGTTGTTTATTTACCGTTAAGTTGGGTAAACATCTCTCCCACATTGGTGAGAACCAGTGTTTATCTTGTTTTTGCTATTGCTCTTTTTTACCTAGTTGCACCAAGAAGAAAATATTTTTGGTCAGTCATTTTATCTTTGCCTTTTGTGTTACAGATATTCAGTATGAGTTGGAAAAATCATGCTGAATGGAAAATGCATGTGCTCGATGTTGGACAAGGTCTTGCTATCGTTATAGAAAAACAGGGAAGAGCACTTATATATGATACTGGTGCAAAGTATGGCCAAAACTTTAGTTATGCGAAGACCGTTATATTGCCATTTTTAGACGCAAAGGGATTAACACAAATTGATTATATTATTGTGAGTCATGGTGATAATGATCATGCGGGTGGCTTAAATGTGGTTCAAAAAAATTATCCTGCTGCGAAATTAATGGGCAATGTGGAGGGAACTGATAGCCCCTGTAATATTAAAGACATAACTTGGCAGCAGCTTTCTATCGAGGTTTTATGGCCTTTAAAACCTGAAAAGGGTAACAATGGCTCTTGTGTTGTGCGGATCAGTGATAGCAATAGTAATCTTTTGCTTGCTGGAGATATTGAAAAGGCAGCTGAATATTCATTAGTGAATATGAAAGTGCTGACCAAATCTGAAGTTTTGGTGGTTCCACATCATGGAAGTCGTACTTCTTCAACTCATGAGTTTATTCATCAGGTTCATCCACAGTTAGCCATTTTTGCTGCTGGCTTTCGAAATCGCTATGGTTTTCCAAAGCAAGAGGTCGTGAAGCGTTACGAGCATGTTGGTGCAGACATGCTGCAAACTGGCATCGAAGGGCAAATTACTGTTGTTTTTTCAGCAAACGATATAAAAACACGCACATATCGGCAAACAATTGCACCGTATTGGTATAACCAGCTGTTTAACTTTGGTGAGTTTAGGTAA
- the lpxK gene encoding tetraacyldisaccharide 4'-kinase gives MHSTINKIWYQNHWLKWILFPLSCLFWLLSNIRKTLFTIGLKKQHKLPVPVIVVGNITAGGSGKTPMVIHLIELLKNHGYQPGVISRGYGANVDGVRTVSLKHTPEQVGDEPAMIKARTQVPMVVGSKRVQAAKQLLDEHDVDIIISDDGLQHYALNRDIEIAIIDGERRLGNGLMIPAGPLRELSSRLKSVDFTVVNGIKQKNSEFEMLLKPSLPVLVNGKEQSFERDQPVIAMAGIGNPQRFFNTLKKLNYKIDKQVEFADHQVFSDQELTKLSTELPLMMTEKDAIKCRSFSQDNWWYLPVTAQLDNAFNKKLLEKIQLATSKGH, from the coding sequence GTGCATTCAACCATCAATAAAATTTGGTATCAAAACCACTGGCTTAAATGGATATTGTTTCCATTGAGTTGTTTGTTTTGGCTGCTATCCAATATTCGTAAAACTCTGTTTACGATTGGATTAAAAAAACAACATAAGCTCCCTGTGCCTGTCATAGTAGTGGGGAATATTACTGCTGGTGGTAGCGGTAAAACTCCGATGGTAATTCATCTCATAGAGTTGCTAAAGAATCACGGGTATCAACCAGGAGTTATCAGTCGTGGATATGGTGCTAATGTCGATGGAGTTCGAACTGTTAGTCTCAAGCATACACCAGAACAGGTGGGTGATGAGCCAGCAATGATCAAAGCTCGAACGCAAGTACCTATGGTGGTCGGCTCTAAACGCGTCCAGGCAGCTAAGCAATTACTCGATGAGCATGATGTTGATATCATTATCAGTGATGATGGTCTACAGCATTATGCGTTAAATCGAGATATTGAAATTGCGATTATTGATGGTGAAAGACGTTTAGGGAATGGCTTGATGATCCCTGCTGGGCCACTGAGAGAATTAAGCAGCCGTTTAAAATCTGTTGATTTTACTGTCGTAAATGGTATTAAGCAGAAAAATAGTGAGTTTGAAATGCTGCTTAAACCAAGCCTACCCGTTTTGGTTAATGGTAAAGAGCAATCGTTTGAAAGAGACCAGCCTGTTATCGCTATGGCGGGTATTGGTAATCCACAACGCTTTTTCAATACACTTAAAAAATTAAATTATAAGATCGATAAGCAAGTTGAATTTGCTGATCACCAAGTATTCTCTGACCAAGAATTAACAAAGCTCAGTACAGAATTGCCACTAATGATGACTGAAAAAGATGCGATAAAATGCCGCTCTTTTTCTCAAGATAATTGGTGGTATTTACCTGTGACGGCTCAACTAGATAACGCATTTAATAAAAAATTGCTGGAAAAAATCCAGCTTGCTACCTCAAAAGGACACTGA
- the sdhC gene encoding succinate dehydrogenase, cytochrome b556 subunit — protein MRLSEQNVKKQRPVHLDLQQIRFPATAIASILHRISGVIMIFATGILLWMLHSSLASAESFAELQNLFANPLAKFVVWGILTALAYHLIGGVRHLIMDTGRWEELNSGATSAKVSFALTIVVSIVAGIWVW, from the coding sequence ATGAGGCTGAGTGAGCAGAACGTGAAAAAGCAAAGACCTGTCCATTTAGATCTACAACAAATCCGCTTTCCTGCAACAGCGATTGCGTCCATTCTTCACCGTATCTCCGGTGTGATTATGATTTTTGCCACAGGCATCTTGCTGTGGATGTTACATTCGTCATTAGCATCAGCAGAAAGTTTCGCCGAATTGCAAAATTTATTTGCCAACCCTTTAGCTAAGTTCGTTGTTTGGGGCATCTTGACCGCCTTGGCTTATCACTTGATTGGTGGCGTACGTCACTTGATCATGGATACAGGACGTTGGGAAGAATTGAACTCAGGTGCAACATCGGCAAAAGTCTCTTTTGCGTTAACGATTGTTGTTTCTATCGTAGCGGGGATTTGGGTATGGTAA